The Sporosarcina ureae genome includes a region encoding these proteins:
- a CDS encoding YkvS family protein, which produces MTIAEIGDIIEFKEGLQGIVEKVNENSVIVDLTYMEDFDESVMHEKTVINHKRYIILHNSTQD; this is translated from the coding sequence ATGACGATTGCTGAAATTGGTGATATCATCGAATTCAAAGAAGGCTTACAAGGAATTGTTGAGAAAGTGAACGAAAACTCTGTAATTGTAGACTTAACGTATATGGAAGACTTCGACGAATCGGTAATGCATGAAAAAACAGTGATTAACCATAAACGTTACATCATCCTACACAACAGCACACAAGATTGA
- a CDS encoding ATP-binding protein, whose translation MLKTLNINRYLESSLFKIVLDEDGDILDMTEAVKLLMPKNFIPHHISELFDQSLLEQIEKRLLLLKEETIADQNVLTGHLDVQNKKPEPCYIIYQQYSGRAILTIKIGEQNDKLNQLYESAYVKAIMPMALVNESGYIISANDLFSEIFPYQPSSELLHLQDIFNLMTPISPFTFEEYILKALTQESSTVKMSYTSKGIQRYQEVILMLDCKTQMFILRFVDITEQERLFEQLAHSDQLCTTGEIAASIAHEVRNPMTTLQGFLQLLEHEVTGNAKMYVSVIQDEVKRMNEILNEMLVLSKPAVDEITIFSLSVLVEEVLILLRPKALLDQIHLVNEFNAKGSLLIQANPSRIKQVFINLIKNAMEAMEANDTLSIIISEGDRQNVDIFISDTGAGIGEEMLETIFLPFVTDKPDGTGLGLPFVKKTVQEHGGTISVTSEMGKGTVFHLSFPLIPVISSK comes from the coding sequence GTGTTGAAAACACTAAATATCAATCGTTATCTAGAAAGTTCACTTTTTAAAATCGTCTTAGATGAAGATGGCGATATTCTTGATATGACAGAAGCTGTTAAATTACTAATGCCTAAAAACTTTATACCGCATCATATATCTGAATTATTTGATCAAAGCTTGTTGGAACAAATAGAGAAACGTTTACTTCTGTTAAAAGAAGAAACGATAGCTGATCAAAATGTATTGACTGGTCATCTAGATGTGCAGAATAAAAAACCTGAGCCTTGTTATATTATATACCAGCAATATAGCGGTAGGGCGATTTTAACAATAAAAATTGGTGAACAAAATGATAAACTGAATCAACTTTATGAAAGTGCCTATGTAAAGGCGATTATGCCAATGGCATTAGTGAATGAATCGGGTTATATCATTTCGGCGAATGATTTATTCTCGGAGATATTTCCTTACCAACCTTCAAGTGAACTTTTACATCTACAAGATATTTTTAATTTAATGACGCCAATTTCTCCGTTTACTTTTGAAGAATATATCTTAAAAGCACTAACACAGGAATCTTCGACAGTGAAGATGTCTTACACATCTAAAGGAATACAGCGCTACCAAGAGGTTATTTTGATGTTGGACTGTAAAACACAAATGTTTATCCTGCGGTTTGTAGACATTACTGAACAAGAACGCCTATTTGAGCAACTGGCGCACTCCGATCAATTATGCACGACTGGGGAAATTGCCGCAAGTATTGCACATGAAGTACGTAATCCGATGACGACATTACAAGGGTTTCTCCAACTTCTGGAACACGAAGTAACGGGTAATGCAAAAATGTATGTCAGTGTTATTCAAGACGAAGTCAAGCGCATGAACGAGATATTGAATGAAATGTTAGTCCTATCAAAACCAGCAGTTGACGAAATCACTATATTTTCGTTATCTGTTTTAGTAGAAGAAGTACTAATATTGCTCCGTCCTAAAGCGTTATTGGATCAAATTCATTTAGTGAATGAATTTAATGCCAAGGGATCTTTACTAATTCAAGCAAATCCCAGTCGTATTAAACAGGTATTTATAAATTTGATTAAGAATGCAATGGAAGCTATGGAGGCAAATGATACATTGTCTATCATAATAAGCGAAGGGGATCGGCAAAATGTGGATATCTTTATATCCGATACGGGGGCTGGAATAGGAGAAGAAATGCTTGAAACTATTTTCTTGCCATTTGTGACAGACAAACCAGACGGAACTGGTTTAGGACTTCCATTCGTTAAAAAAACCGTTCAAGAACATGGAGGAACTATATCCGTTACTAGTGAAATGGGGAAAGGAACGGTCTTCCATTTATCATTTCCTCTAATTCCTGTAATATCATCGAAATGA
- a CDS encoding aspartyl-phosphate phosphatase Spo0E family protein yields the protein MEGVQVVRNCKLEIERVREQLIQAAEKYGMNAEATIELSHKLDVLINEFNDKKEIQLP from the coding sequence ATGGAAGGTGTGCAAGTAGTGCGTAATTGCAAACTAGAAATAGAACGTGTTAGAGAGCAATTAATTCAGGCTGCGGAAAAGTATGGTATGAACGCCGAAGCTACCATTGAACTTAGTCATAAATTAGATGTATTAATTAATGAATTCAATGATAAAAAAGAAATACAATTGCCTTGA